The Strix aluco isolate bStrAlu1 chromosome 19, bStrAlu1.hap1, whole genome shotgun sequence genome contains a region encoding:
- the INPP5K gene encoding inositol polyphosphate 5-phosphatase K isoform X5, with product MEPAGPAHRGAVRELRLHLVTWNVGTASPPPDVTSLLQLNSLGPTVDMYVIGLQEVNSRITNFLSDLAFDDPWSIFFMTVLSPLGYIKLSSVRMQGLLLLLFVKHVHLPFIRDIHTHYTRTGLYGYWGNKGGVTVRMSLYGHTVCFMNCHLPAHMENTEQRLDDFEKILEMQFEGENIPSTLDHDLLFCFGDLNFRIADYGIHFVRESINNKRYNLLWEKDQLNMAKKKEAFLQEFIEGPLQFKPTYKFDLYSDVYDTSEKKRKPAWTDRILWRVKNLCQHASKEDKFTEEEQTISVTLNNYISHMSYGISDHKPVTGTFGLELKPLLSHPLVTLNPEGEWSAEHDVLISYSAVPELPSSAWDWIGLFKVAFRHVNDYVTYAWVEDDEISSNKDSKQVYMSAAEIPDMGGEFLLCYYSNNLQSIVGISQPFQIQPNRTLIGKDLTQEENSWMQKPDNLESHDEF from the exons ATGGAGCCGGCGGGCCCGGCGCACCGCGGCGCCGTGAGGGAGCTGAG acTACACTTAGTTACCTGGAATGTGGGCACAGCTTCTCCACCTCCTGATGTCACTAGTTTACTTCAGCTCAATTCACTGGGCCCAACTGTGGATATGTATGTTATAGG CTTACAGGAGGTGAACTCAAGAATCACAAATTTTCTGTCCGACTTGGCATTTGATGATCCATGGAGCATTTTTTTCATGACTGTATTGTCCCCATTGGGATATATCAAG ctctcctccGTTCGCATGCAGGGGTTACTGCTTCTGCTCTTTGTGAAGCACGTCCACCTGCCTTTCATACGGGACATTCATACCCACTACACACGCACGGGCCTGTATGGATACTGG GGGAACAAAGGAGGAGTCACCGTTCGCATGTCCCTCTATGGTCATACAGTTTGTTTCATGAACTGCCACTTGCCAGCTCACATGGAGAATACAGAGCAGCGACTGGATGACTTTGAGAAAATTCTGGAAATGCAGTTTGAAGGAGAGAATATTCCAAGTACCTTGGATCACGA ccttctcttctgttttgGAGATCTAAACTTCCGGATAGCAGATTATGGCATACATTTTGTCCGAGAATCAATAAATAACAAGCGTTACAATCTGCTGTGGGAAAAGGACCAG TTAAATATGGCAAAAAagaaggaagcatttcttcaggAATTCATAGAGGGTCCTCTGCAGTTTAAACCCACCTACAAGTTTGACCTTTATTCGGATGTATATGATACAAG tgagaagaaaagaaagccagCATGGACTGATAGAATTCTTTGGAGAGTGAAAAATCTCTGCCAGCATGCATCAAAAGAAGACAAATTCACTGAAGAGGAACAGACAATTTCTGTTACTTTGAATAACTATATCAGTCACATGAGCTATGGCATCAGCGATCACAAACCTGTTACAGGAACTTTTGGGCTTGAG TTGAAGCCTCTTCTATCACATCCTCTGGTCACGCTGAATCCTGAGGGTGAGTGGAGCGCGGAACATGATGTTCTAATCAGCTACTCTGCAGTGCCTGAGCTCCCAAGCAGTGCTTGGGACTGGATTGGACTCTTCAAG GTGGCTTTCAGGCATGTGAATGACTATGTTACTTACGCTTGGGTAGAAGATGATGAAATTTCTTCTAACAAAGACAGTAAACAA GTTTACATGAGTGCTGCAGAAATACCTGATATGGGAGGAgaatttttgctttgttattaTAGCAATAATTTGCAGTCAATAGTTGGTATCAGCCAGCCTTTTCAG ATTCAGCCTAACAGAACGTTAATAGGAAAGGATCTGACACAGGAAGAGAACAGTTGGATGCAGAAACCTGACAATCTGGAATCGCATGATGAGTTCTGA
- the INPP5K gene encoding inositol polyphosphate 5-phosphatase K isoform X4, producing the protein MEPAGPAHRGAVRELRLHLVTWNVGTASPPPDVTSLLQLNSLGPTVDMYVIGLQEVNSRITNFLSDLAFDDPWSIFFMTVLSPLGYIKLSSVRMQGLLLLLFVKHVHLPFIRDIHTHYTRTGLYGYWGNKGGVTVRMSLYGHTVCFMNCHLPAHMENTEQRLDDFEKILEMQFEGENIPSTLDHDLLFCFGDLNFRIADYGIHFVRESINNKRYNLLWEKDQLNMAKKKEAFLQEFIEGPLQFKPTYKFDLYSDVYDTREQKSLFWFNEKKRKPAWTDRILWRVKNLCQHASKEDKFTEEEQTISVTLNNYISHMSYGISDHKPVTGTFGLELKPLLSHPLVTLNPEGEWSAEHDVLISYSAVPELPSSAWDWIGLFKVAFRHVNDYVTYAWVEDDEISSNKDSKQVYMSAAEIPDMGGEFLLCYYSNNLQSIVGISQPFQIQPNRTLIGKDLTQEENSWMQKPDNLESHDEF; encoded by the exons ATGGAGCCGGCGGGCCCGGCGCACCGCGGCGCCGTGAGGGAGCTGAG acTACACTTAGTTACCTGGAATGTGGGCACAGCTTCTCCACCTCCTGATGTCACTAGTTTACTTCAGCTCAATTCACTGGGCCCAACTGTGGATATGTATGTTATAGG CTTACAGGAGGTGAACTCAAGAATCACAAATTTTCTGTCCGACTTGGCATTTGATGATCCATGGAGCATTTTTTTCATGACTGTATTGTCCCCATTGGGATATATCAAG ctctcctccGTTCGCATGCAGGGGTTACTGCTTCTGCTCTTTGTGAAGCACGTCCACCTGCCTTTCATACGGGACATTCATACCCACTACACACGCACGGGCCTGTATGGATACTGG GGGAACAAAGGAGGAGTCACCGTTCGCATGTCCCTCTATGGTCATACAGTTTGTTTCATGAACTGCCACTTGCCAGCTCACATGGAGAATACAGAGCAGCGACTGGATGACTTTGAGAAAATTCTGGAAATGCAGTTTGAAGGAGAGAATATTCCAAGTACCTTGGATCACGA ccttctcttctgttttgGAGATCTAAACTTCCGGATAGCAGATTATGGCATACATTTTGTCCGAGAATCAATAAATAACAAGCGTTACAATCTGCTGTGGGAAAAGGACCAG TTAAATATGGCAAAAAagaaggaagcatttcttcaggAATTCATAGAGGGTCCTCTGCAGTTTAAACCCACCTACAAGTTTGACCTTTATTCGGATGTATATGATACAAG AGAGCAGAAGTCCCTGTTTTGGTTTAA tgagaagaaaagaaagccagCATGGACTGATAGAATTCTTTGGAGAGTGAAAAATCTCTGCCAGCATGCATCAAAAGAAGACAAATTCACTGAAGAGGAACAGACAATTTCTGTTACTTTGAATAACTATATCAGTCACATGAGCTATGGCATCAGCGATCACAAACCTGTTACAGGAACTTTTGGGCTTGAG TTGAAGCCTCTTCTATCACATCCTCTGGTCACGCTGAATCCTGAGGGTGAGTGGAGCGCGGAACATGATGTTCTAATCAGCTACTCTGCAGTGCCTGAGCTCCCAAGCAGTGCTTGGGACTGGATTGGACTCTTCAAG GTGGCTTTCAGGCATGTGAATGACTATGTTACTTACGCTTGGGTAGAAGATGATGAAATTTCTTCTAACAAAGACAGTAAACAA GTTTACATGAGTGCTGCAGAAATACCTGATATGGGAGGAgaatttttgctttgttattaTAGCAATAATTTGCAGTCAATAGTTGGTATCAGCCAGCCTTTTCAG ATTCAGCCTAACAGAACGTTAATAGGAAAGGATCTGACACAGGAAGAGAACAGTTGGATGCAGAAACCTGACAATCTGGAATCGCATGATGAGTTCTGA
- the INPP5K gene encoding inositol polyphosphate 5-phosphatase K isoform X1 encodes MASFSSEDAFQDSSALSLNDVESLHSFRSRSASFSSTGSSGRLQLRQRVAQLMACVEDISSDDEIHEEVSRTLDEAFRIWGKKLKDKWQELRLHLVTWNVGTASPPPDVTSLLQLNSLGPTVDMYVIGLQEVNSRITNFLSDLAFDDPWSIFFMTVLSPLGYIKLSSVRMQGLLLLLFVKHVHLPFIRDIHTHYTRTGLYGYWVLTAVSENVVHLPYQGNKGGVTVRMSLYGHTVCFMNCHLPAHMENTEQRLDDFEKILEMQFEGENIPSTLDHDLLFCFGDLNFRIADYGIHFVRESINNKRYNLLWEKDQLNMAKKKEAFLQEFIEGPLQFKPTYKFDLYSDVYDTSEKKRKPAWTDRILWRVKNLCQHASKEDKFTEEEQTISVTLNNYISHMSYGISDHKPVTGTFGLELKPLLSHPLVTLNPEGEWSAEHDVLISYSAVPELPSSAWDWIGLFKVAFRHVNDYVTYAWVEDDEISSNKDSKQVYMSAAEIPDMGGEFLLCYYSNNLQSIVGISQPFQIQPNRTLIGKDLTQEENSWMQKPDNLESHDEF; translated from the exons ATGGCATCCTTCAGTAGTGAAGATGCATTTCAAGATTCATCAGCCCTCTCCCTAAACGATGTGGAAAGCCTGCACAGCTTCCGCAGCCGGTCTGCAAGTTTCAGCAGCACGGGGTCCAGTGGCCGCTTGCAGCTCCGTCAGCGAGTAGCCCAGCTTATGGCTTGTGTAGAGGACATCAGCTCGGATGATGAAATTCATGAAGAAGTGTCTCGCACGCTAGATGAAGCTTTCCGTATCTGGGGGAAAAAGCTGAAGGATAAGTGGCAAGAACTCAG acTACACTTAGTTACCTGGAATGTGGGCACAGCTTCTCCACCTCCTGATGTCACTAGTTTACTTCAGCTCAATTCACTGGGCCCAACTGTGGATATGTATGTTATAGG CTTACAGGAGGTGAACTCAAGAATCACAAATTTTCTGTCCGACTTGGCATTTGATGATCCATGGAGCATTTTTTTCATGACTGTATTGTCCCCATTGGGATATATCAAG ctctcctccGTTCGCATGCAGGGGTTACTGCTTCTGCTCTTTGTGAAGCACGTCCACCTGCCTTTCATACGGGACATTCATACCCACTACACACGCACGGGCCTGTATGGATACTGG GTGTTGACTGCAGTTTCAGAGAATGTTGTGCATCTTCCGTACCAGGGGAACAAAGGAGGAGTCACCGTTCGCATGTCCCTCTATGGTCATACAGTTTGTTTCATGAACTGCCACTTGCCAGCTCACATGGAGAATACAGAGCAGCGACTGGATGACTTTGAGAAAATTCTGGAAATGCAGTTTGAAGGAGAGAATATTCCAAGTACCTTGGATCACGA ccttctcttctgttttgGAGATCTAAACTTCCGGATAGCAGATTATGGCATACATTTTGTCCGAGAATCAATAAATAACAAGCGTTACAATCTGCTGTGGGAAAAGGACCAG TTAAATATGGCAAAAAagaaggaagcatttcttcaggAATTCATAGAGGGTCCTCTGCAGTTTAAACCCACCTACAAGTTTGACCTTTATTCGGATGTATATGATACAAG tgagaagaaaagaaagccagCATGGACTGATAGAATTCTTTGGAGAGTGAAAAATCTCTGCCAGCATGCATCAAAAGAAGACAAATTCACTGAAGAGGAACAGACAATTTCTGTTACTTTGAATAACTATATCAGTCACATGAGCTATGGCATCAGCGATCACAAACCTGTTACAGGAACTTTTGGGCTTGAG TTGAAGCCTCTTCTATCACATCCTCTGGTCACGCTGAATCCTGAGGGTGAGTGGAGCGCGGAACATGATGTTCTAATCAGCTACTCTGCAGTGCCTGAGCTCCCAAGCAGTGCTTGGGACTGGATTGGACTCTTCAAG GTGGCTTTCAGGCATGTGAATGACTATGTTACTTACGCTTGGGTAGAAGATGATGAAATTTCTTCTAACAAAGACAGTAAACAA GTTTACATGAGTGCTGCAGAAATACCTGATATGGGAGGAgaatttttgctttgttattaTAGCAATAATTTGCAGTCAATAGTTGGTATCAGCCAGCCTTTTCAG ATTCAGCCTAACAGAACGTTAATAGGAAAGGATCTGACACAGGAAGAGAACAGTTGGATGCAGAAACCTGACAATCTGGAATCGCATGATGAGTTCTGA
- the INPP5K gene encoding inositol polyphosphate 5-phosphatase K isoform X2, which translates to MASFSSEDAFQDSSALSLNDVESLHSFRSRSASFSSTGSSGRLQLRQRVAQLMACVEDISSDDEIHEEVSRTLDEAFRIWGKKLKDKWQELRLHLVTWNVGTASPPPDVTSLLQLNSLGPTVDMYVIGLQEVNSRITNFLSDLAFDDPWSIFFMTVLSPLGYIKLSSVRMQGLLLLLFVKHVHLPFIRDIHTHYTRTGLYGYWGNKGGVTVRMSLYGHTVCFMNCHLPAHMENTEQRLDDFEKILEMQFEGENIPSTLDHDLLFCFGDLNFRIADYGIHFVRESINNKRYNLLWEKDQLNMAKKKEAFLQEFIEGPLQFKPTYKFDLYSDVYDTREQKSLFWFNEKKRKPAWTDRILWRVKNLCQHASKEDKFTEEEQTISVTLNNYISHMSYGISDHKPVTGTFGLELKPLLSHPLVTLNPEGEWSAEHDVLISYSAVPELPSSAWDWIGLFKVAFRHVNDYVTYAWVEDDEISSNKDSKQVYMSAAEIPDMGGEFLLCYYSNNLQSIVGISQPFQIQPNRTLIGKDLTQEENSWMQKPDNLESHDEF; encoded by the exons ATGGCATCCTTCAGTAGTGAAGATGCATTTCAAGATTCATCAGCCCTCTCCCTAAACGATGTGGAAAGCCTGCACAGCTTCCGCAGCCGGTCTGCAAGTTTCAGCAGCACGGGGTCCAGTGGCCGCTTGCAGCTCCGTCAGCGAGTAGCCCAGCTTATGGCTTGTGTAGAGGACATCAGCTCGGATGATGAAATTCATGAAGAAGTGTCTCGCACGCTAGATGAAGCTTTCCGTATCTGGGGGAAAAAGCTGAAGGATAAGTGGCAAGAACTCAG acTACACTTAGTTACCTGGAATGTGGGCACAGCTTCTCCACCTCCTGATGTCACTAGTTTACTTCAGCTCAATTCACTGGGCCCAACTGTGGATATGTATGTTATAGG CTTACAGGAGGTGAACTCAAGAATCACAAATTTTCTGTCCGACTTGGCATTTGATGATCCATGGAGCATTTTTTTCATGACTGTATTGTCCCCATTGGGATATATCAAG ctctcctccGTTCGCATGCAGGGGTTACTGCTTCTGCTCTTTGTGAAGCACGTCCACCTGCCTTTCATACGGGACATTCATACCCACTACACACGCACGGGCCTGTATGGATACTGG GGGAACAAAGGAGGAGTCACCGTTCGCATGTCCCTCTATGGTCATACAGTTTGTTTCATGAACTGCCACTTGCCAGCTCACATGGAGAATACAGAGCAGCGACTGGATGACTTTGAGAAAATTCTGGAAATGCAGTTTGAAGGAGAGAATATTCCAAGTACCTTGGATCACGA ccttctcttctgttttgGAGATCTAAACTTCCGGATAGCAGATTATGGCATACATTTTGTCCGAGAATCAATAAATAACAAGCGTTACAATCTGCTGTGGGAAAAGGACCAG TTAAATATGGCAAAAAagaaggaagcatttcttcaggAATTCATAGAGGGTCCTCTGCAGTTTAAACCCACCTACAAGTTTGACCTTTATTCGGATGTATATGATACAAG AGAGCAGAAGTCCCTGTTTTGGTTTAA tgagaagaaaagaaagccagCATGGACTGATAGAATTCTTTGGAGAGTGAAAAATCTCTGCCAGCATGCATCAAAAGAAGACAAATTCACTGAAGAGGAACAGACAATTTCTGTTACTTTGAATAACTATATCAGTCACATGAGCTATGGCATCAGCGATCACAAACCTGTTACAGGAACTTTTGGGCTTGAG TTGAAGCCTCTTCTATCACATCCTCTGGTCACGCTGAATCCTGAGGGTGAGTGGAGCGCGGAACATGATGTTCTAATCAGCTACTCTGCAGTGCCTGAGCTCCCAAGCAGTGCTTGGGACTGGATTGGACTCTTCAAG GTGGCTTTCAGGCATGTGAATGACTATGTTACTTACGCTTGGGTAGAAGATGATGAAATTTCTTCTAACAAAGACAGTAAACAA GTTTACATGAGTGCTGCAGAAATACCTGATATGGGAGGAgaatttttgctttgttattaTAGCAATAATTTGCAGTCAATAGTTGGTATCAGCCAGCCTTTTCAG ATTCAGCCTAACAGAACGTTAATAGGAAAGGATCTGACACAGGAAGAGAACAGTTGGATGCAGAAACCTGACAATCTGGAATCGCATGATGAGTTCTGA
- the INPP5K gene encoding inositol polyphosphate 5-phosphatase K isoform X3 — protein MASFSSEDAFQDSSALSLNDVESLHSFRSRSASFSSTGSSGRLQLRQRVAQLMACVEDISSDDEIHEEVSRTLDEAFRIWGKKLKDKWQELRLHLVTWNVGTASPPPDVTSLLQLNSLGPTVDMYVIGLQEVNSRITNFLSDLAFDDPWSIFFMTVLSPLGYIKLSSVRMQGLLLLLFVKHVHLPFIRDIHTHYTRTGLYGYWGNKGGVTVRMSLYGHTVCFMNCHLPAHMENTEQRLDDFEKILEMQFEGENIPSTLDHDLLFCFGDLNFRIADYGIHFVRESINNKRYNLLWEKDQLNMAKKKEAFLQEFIEGPLQFKPTYKFDLYSDVYDTSEKKRKPAWTDRILWRVKNLCQHASKEDKFTEEEQTISVTLNNYISHMSYGISDHKPVTGTFGLELKPLLSHPLVTLNPEGEWSAEHDVLISYSAVPELPSSAWDWIGLFKVAFRHVNDYVTYAWVEDDEISSNKDSKQVYMSAAEIPDMGGEFLLCYYSNNLQSIVGISQPFQIQPNRTLIGKDLTQEENSWMQKPDNLESHDEF, from the exons ATGGCATCCTTCAGTAGTGAAGATGCATTTCAAGATTCATCAGCCCTCTCCCTAAACGATGTGGAAAGCCTGCACAGCTTCCGCAGCCGGTCTGCAAGTTTCAGCAGCACGGGGTCCAGTGGCCGCTTGCAGCTCCGTCAGCGAGTAGCCCAGCTTATGGCTTGTGTAGAGGACATCAGCTCGGATGATGAAATTCATGAAGAAGTGTCTCGCACGCTAGATGAAGCTTTCCGTATCTGGGGGAAAAAGCTGAAGGATAAGTGGCAAGAACTCAG acTACACTTAGTTACCTGGAATGTGGGCACAGCTTCTCCACCTCCTGATGTCACTAGTTTACTTCAGCTCAATTCACTGGGCCCAACTGTGGATATGTATGTTATAGG CTTACAGGAGGTGAACTCAAGAATCACAAATTTTCTGTCCGACTTGGCATTTGATGATCCATGGAGCATTTTTTTCATGACTGTATTGTCCCCATTGGGATATATCAAG ctctcctccGTTCGCATGCAGGGGTTACTGCTTCTGCTCTTTGTGAAGCACGTCCACCTGCCTTTCATACGGGACATTCATACCCACTACACACGCACGGGCCTGTATGGATACTGG GGGAACAAAGGAGGAGTCACCGTTCGCATGTCCCTCTATGGTCATACAGTTTGTTTCATGAACTGCCACTTGCCAGCTCACATGGAGAATACAGAGCAGCGACTGGATGACTTTGAGAAAATTCTGGAAATGCAGTTTGAAGGAGAGAATATTCCAAGTACCTTGGATCACGA ccttctcttctgttttgGAGATCTAAACTTCCGGATAGCAGATTATGGCATACATTTTGTCCGAGAATCAATAAATAACAAGCGTTACAATCTGCTGTGGGAAAAGGACCAG TTAAATATGGCAAAAAagaaggaagcatttcttcaggAATTCATAGAGGGTCCTCTGCAGTTTAAACCCACCTACAAGTTTGACCTTTATTCGGATGTATATGATACAAG tgagaagaaaagaaagccagCATGGACTGATAGAATTCTTTGGAGAGTGAAAAATCTCTGCCAGCATGCATCAAAAGAAGACAAATTCACTGAAGAGGAACAGACAATTTCTGTTACTTTGAATAACTATATCAGTCACATGAGCTATGGCATCAGCGATCACAAACCTGTTACAGGAACTTTTGGGCTTGAG TTGAAGCCTCTTCTATCACATCCTCTGGTCACGCTGAATCCTGAGGGTGAGTGGAGCGCGGAACATGATGTTCTAATCAGCTACTCTGCAGTGCCTGAGCTCCCAAGCAGTGCTTGGGACTGGATTGGACTCTTCAAG GTGGCTTTCAGGCATGTGAATGACTATGTTACTTACGCTTGGGTAGAAGATGATGAAATTTCTTCTAACAAAGACAGTAAACAA GTTTACATGAGTGCTGCAGAAATACCTGATATGGGAGGAgaatttttgctttgttattaTAGCAATAATTTGCAGTCAATAGTTGGTATCAGCCAGCCTTTTCAG ATTCAGCCTAACAGAACGTTAATAGGAAAGGATCTGACACAGGAAGAGAACAGTTGGATGCAGAAACCTGACAATCTGGAATCGCATGATGAGTTCTGA